From the genome of Pelobates fuscus isolate aPelFus1 chromosome 6, aPelFus1.pri, whole genome shotgun sequence, one region includes:
- the CENPB gene encoding major centromere autoantigen B gives MAPKKHSGKKKVRSSNKGDKNSNAGDNVQSGNASDKNVQRKHGGKKKVHSSSKGDSKVVKKITIELKKEIIEKHDRGIRVTDLASEYKMAKSTISTILKNKAAIKGADVAKGVTMLTKQRTQVLEEVEKLLLVWLNEKQLAGDSVSEAMICEKARKLHSDLQQRSPSTSAASDEFKASRGWFEKFRRRTGIHSVIRHGEASSSDKAAAEAYKLEFAEFMKTEGYVPQQVFNCDETGLFWKKMPNRTYITQEEKALPGHKPMKDRLTLLLCANASADLKIKPLLVYHSQTPRAFREQNVNKARLPVMWRANAKAWVTRQLFMEWLHEVFAPTVRKYLSDNQLPERCLLLMDNAPAHPPALVDDMDAEYDFIKVKFLPPNTTPLLQPMDQQVICNFKKLYTKALFTRCFNVTEETSLTLKEFWKKHFNVVHCINLIDKAWEEVTSRTLNSAWRKLWPECVAEREHDLEGSDAEVVEEIVSMGKNMGLDVDGADVEELVEEHREELTTEELYELHSEQQKALLEEHSTEEEEEREEVSSDAIKSIMQKWNECHDFFEKHHPNITVTNRVLNLMNDNVVSHFRRVMQRRKRQVTLDRFFRQTEPAARRQRREETPEEDLPDVLMEGDSPPKQ, from the exons ATGGCTCCCAAGAAGCATAGTGGAAAGAAGAAAGTGCGGAGCAGCAATAAAGGTGACAAGAACAGCAATGcag gtgacaatgtgcaaagtggaaatgcaagtgacaagaATGTGCAGCGCAAGCATGGTGGCAAAAAGAAAGTGCACAGCAGTAGTAAAGGTGACAGCAAGGTTGTGAAGAAAATAACCATTGAGCTGAAGAAGGAAATTATAGAAAAGCATGACCGTGGTATTCGTGTGACTGATCTGGCTTCGGAGTACAAGATGGCAAAGTCAACAATTTCGACTATTCTGAAAAACAAAGCCGCCATCAAAGGAGCTGATGTTGCAAAAGGAGTAACAATGTTAACCAAGCAGAGGACACAAGTGCTGGAAGAGGTGGAAAAACTTTTGTTGGTGTGGTTGAATGAGAAACAGCTGGCAGGTGATAGTGTAAGTGAAGCTATGATCTGTGAGAAAGCCAGGAAATTGCACAGTGATTTACAGCAAAGAAGCCCCTCTACAAGTGCAGCAAGTGACGAATTTAAAGCCAGTAGAGGGTGGTTTGAAAAATTCCGCAGGAGAACTGGCATCCACAGTGTGATTAGACATGGTGAGGCTTCCAGTTCTGACAAGGCCGCAGCAGAAGCTTACAAGTTAGAATTTGCAGAATTCATGAAGACAGAAGGATACGTCCCTCAACAAGTGTTCAACTGTGATGAAACAGGGCTCTTCTGGAAAAAAATGCCGAACAGAACCTATATCACACAGGAGGAAAAGGCCCTACCAGGGCACAAGCCCATGAAGGACAGATTGACCCTTTTGCTGTGTGCCAACGCAAGCGCCGATCTGAAAATTAAACCACTACTGGTGTACCATTCTCAGACCCCTCGTGCATTTAGGGAACAAAATGTGAACAAGGCCAGACTGCCCGTCATGTGGAGAGCCAATGCCAAAGCTTGGGTCACAAGGCAATTGTTTATGGAATGGCTGCACGAGGTGTTTGCACCCACCGTCAGAAAATATCTTTCTGATAACCAGCTGCCTGAAAGGTGCCTTCTTCTGATGGACAATGCCCCAGCACACCCTCCAGCCTTGGTGGATGATATGGATGCTGAGTATGACTTCATCAAGGTAAAGTTCCTCCCCCCCAACACAACACCACTTCTGCAGCCCATGGACCAGCAAGTCATCTGCAACTTTAAGAAGCTGTACACAAAGGCGCTCTTCACTAGGTGTTTTAATGTCACTGAAGAGACATCCTTGACTTTGAAAGAATTCTGGAAGAAACATTTCAATGTTGTCCACTGCATTAACCTCATTGACAAAGCCTGGGAAGAGGTCACTTCCCGAACCCTAAATTCAGCCTGGAGGAAACTGTGGCCAGAATGTGTCGCTGAACGTGAACATGACTTAGAAGGGTCTGATGCAGAGGTAGTGGAGGAAATTGTGTCCATGGGCAAGAATATGGGTCTGGACGTTGATGGTGCTGATGTGGAAGAGCTTGTTGAGGAACATAGGGAGGAGCTGACCACGGAAGAACTTTATGAACTCCACAGTGAGCAGCAGAAGGCACTTCTTGAGGAGCATTCCACTGAGGAGGAAGAAGAAAGGGAGGAGGTTAGCAGTGATGCCATAAAATCCATTATGCAAAAATGGAATGAGTGCCATGATTTCTTTGAaaagcaccaccccaacattactGTCACAAACAGAGTGTTAAATCTCATGAATGATAATGTGGTCTCTCATTTCCGGAGGGTTATGCAGCGCAGAAAGAGACAAGTGACATTGGACAGATTTTTCAGACAAACTGAGCCTGCAGCTAGGAGACAAAGGAGAGAGGAAACCCCTGAAGAAGATCTCCCTGATGTCCTTATGGAGGGGGACTCTCCCCCCAAACAATAA